A single window of Rhodamnia argentea isolate NSW1041297 chromosome 5, ASM2092103v1, whole genome shotgun sequence DNA harbors:
- the LOC115743800 gene encoding dual specificity tyrosine-phosphorylation-regulated kinase 2 isoform X1, whose product MAFSDVEAVLEFLRKNGFSQAESALREDIVEKGDLGSLDFEKFLFPMAPPPPPVRVPPSSRPSEPGGGGGGSVRSSGASSDDRFVSVGSSTSDVCSSEFVNPYGVRSASRANSDASSDRLSQFGTARAYPDYDLQNDLYWYDDKDEGHFLTPSFRGSEPFGCPTEDKFITNSELRDCLDNSVDFNGTHDVFRSGLNAEYSDKPSLYDTAFAKEGQKLHVFESRHFDEEGQCELFKGKEEDSMPYGGRLMYGSYLNLQSNDTIGFTLGDVEGVCSEDDSGTKHIANASSNRYTMKHTPDDSVDQPRSSSDLHKRDPGEDFIYENIEQNEDVGDPIENGDISNPEAVGDQGEESVFADEILMQENQEDEYEIFDLRIIHRRNRTGFEENKDLPIVLNTVIAGRYYVTEYLGSAAFSKVVQAHDLYTGVDVCLKIIKNDKDFFDQSLDEIKLLKLVNKHDPADECHILRLYDYFYHQEHLFIVCELLRSNLYEFQKFNQESGGEAYFTLNRLQVITRQCLEALDYLHQMGIIHCDLKPENILIKSYRRSEIKVIDLGSSCFKSDNLCLYVQSRSYRAPEVILGLPYDQKIDIWSLGCILAELCSGEVLFPNDGIVMILARMIGMLGPIDQEMLEQGQETPKYFTEEYDLYYINEETNQLEYIIPEESSLEGHVQVSDTGFLDFLRNLLEIDPNRRPSASEALEHPWLSYEYSFPS is encoded by the exons ATGGCTTTCTCCGACGTGGAAGCGGTGCTCGAGTTCTTGAGGAAGAACGGGTTCTCGCAGGCGGAGTCTGCTCTCAGGGAGGACATCGTCGAGAAGGGCGATCTGGGCTCCTTGGACTTCGAGAAGTTCTTGTTCCCGATGgcccctccgccgccgccggtcagGGTCCCGCCGAGCTCCCGCCCGTCGGAgcccggcggcggcggcggcggttccGTGAGGTCGAGTGGCGCGTCTTCCGACGACCGGTTCGTGAGCGTGGGCTCTTCGACAAGTGACGTGTGCTCTTCAG AGTTCGTCAATCCATACGGAGTTCGATCTGCCTCTAGAGCCAATTCTGATGCTTCTTCTGATAGGCTGTCCCAGTTCGGCACGGCGCGTGCATACCCCGATTATGATCTGCAAAATGACTTGTACTGGTACGACGACAAGGACGAAGGACACTTCCTGACTCCATCCTTTCGAGGATCAGAGCCCTTTGGCTGCCCGACTGAGGATAAGTTCATTACGAATTCAGAGTTGCGGGATTGTCTTGATAATTCAGTGGATTTTAATGGCACGCATGATGTATTTCGATCGGGTTTAAATGCTGAGTACTCAGATAAGCCTAGTCTCTATGACACGGCCTTCGCAAAGGAAGGACAAAAGCTCCATGTGTTTGAAAGTCGTCATTTTGATGAAGAGGGTCAGTGCGAACTCTTTAAAGGTAAGGAAGAGGATTCCATGCCATATGGGGGACGTCTCATGTATGGAAGCTATTTGAACCTTCAAAGCAATGATACAATCGGCTTCACTTTGGGGGATGTAGAAGGTGTGTGCTCTGAAGATGATTCTGGCACCAAACATATAGCAAACGCAAGTTCTAACAGATACACAATGAAGCACACTCCTGATGATTCTGTTGATCAGCCTCGAAGTAGCTCTGATTTGCACAAAAGGGATCCGGGGGAAGAttttatatatgaaaatatcgaACAAAATGAAGATGTTGGTGATCCAATAGAGAATGGAGATATCAGCAATCCTGAAGCTGTCGGGGACCAAGGGGAGGAGAGTGTTTTTGCTGATGagattttaatgcaagaaaatcaggaagatgaatatgaaatctTTGACTTGAGGATCATACACCGGAGAAACAG GACTGGATTCGAAGAAAACAAGGATCTGCCCATCGTGCTAAATACTGTAATCGCAGGGAGATATTATGTTACGGAGTACCTTGGCTCCGCTGCTTTCAGTAAGGTTGTTCAAGCACATGATTTGTACACGGGGGTGGATGTCTGTCTGAAgatcataaaaaatgataaagatttCTTCGATCAGAGTTTGGACGAAATAAAACTTTTGAAGCTGGTAAATAAGCATGATCCTGCTGATGAATGCCACATACTGCGCCTCTACGACTACTTTTATCATCAG GAGCATCTCTTCATTGTTTGTGAGCTTCTTCGATCAAATCTATATGAATTTCAGAAGTTTAATCAAGAATCTGGCGGGGAAGCATATTTCACGCTGAACCGATTGCAG GTCATAACTCGTCAGTGTTTAGAGGCACTGGACTACTTGCATCAAATGGGGATTATACACTGCGACCTAAAGCCTGAGAACATTCTCATCAAAAGTTATAGAAGATCTGAGATTAAAGTCATTGATCTGGGAAGCAGTTGCTTTAAATCAGACAACTTGTGCCTCTATGTCCAGTCTCGTTCCTATAGAGCTCCCGAAGTCATCCTGGGCCTTCCTTATGACCAAAAGATCGACATTTGGTCCCTTGGCTGCATCTTGGCAGAACTCTGCTCTGGCGAA GTGTTATTTCCAAATGATGGAATTGTAATGATTCTAGCACGCATGATCGGCATGCTTGGACCCATTGATCAGGAGATGCTGGAACAAGGACAGGAGACTCCCAAGTATTTCACGGAGGAATATGATCTCTACTACATTAACGAG GAGACTAACCAATTGGAGTACATAATTCCCGAGGAGTCGTCGTTGGAAGGACATGTACAGGTTTCTGATACTGGGTTTCTTGACTTCTTGAGGAACTTGCTGGAGATCGACCCCAATAGGCGTCCTTCTGCGAGTGAGGCATTGGAGCATCCATGGCTTTCATACGAGTACTCTTTCCCTTCCTGA
- the LOC115743802 gene encoding PHD finger protein ALFIN-LIKE 2-like yields the protein MMASSISSSSPRTVEEIFKDYSARRTALVRALTYDVDEFYSLCDPEKENLCLYGHPNESWEVALPAEEVPPELPEPALGINFARDGMKRKDWLSLVAVHSDCWLLSVAFYFGARFNRNERKRLFSLINDLPTLFEVVTERKPIKDKPNMDSGSKSKNITKRSIDGPTRSTPKPYEDNYGEEEDEHSETLCGSCGGNYSADEFWICCDICERWFHGKCVKITPAKAENIKQYKCPSCSSKRSRQ from the exons ATGATGGCTTCTTCGATCTCGTCATCGAGCCCTCGCACTGTAGAAGAGATCTTCAAGGACTACAGCGCTCGGCGCACTGCCCTCGTCCGCGCTCTCACTTACG ATGTGGATGAATTCTACTCGCTCTGCGATCCAG aaaaggagaatttGTGTCTGTATGGTCACCCAAACGAATCATGGGAGGTGGCTCTGCCCGCCGAGGAAGTTCCTCCAGAGCTTCCTGAACCAGCCTTGGGCATTAACTTCGCTAGAGATGGAATGAAACGCAAGGACTGGCTGTCTTTGGTGGCTGTGCATAGTGACTGTTGGTTGCTCTCTGTGGCCTTCTACTTTGGTGCTCGATTTAACCGCAATGAAag GAAGCGTTTATTTAGCCTGATAAATGACCTGCCAACCCTTTTTGAAGTTGTAACGGAGAGAAAGCCTATAAAAGACAAGCCTAACATGGACAGCGGGAGCAAGTCAAAAAACATCACTAAg AGATCCATCGATGGACCAACTAGAAGCACCCCGAAGCCATATGAAGATAACTATggcgaagaggaagatgaacatAGTGAAACGCTCTGTGGAAGCTGCGGCGGCAACTACAGTGCCGACGAGTTTTGGATCTGCTGTGACATCTGCGAAAGGTGGTTCCATGGGAAATGTGTGAAGATAACGCCGGCCAAGGCCGAGAACATCAAGCAGTACAAATGTCCTTCTTGTAGCTCAAAAAGGAGCAGGCAGTAA
- the LOC115743826 gene encoding jasmonate-induced oxygenase 1, with the protein MSSIQQDWPEPIVRVQSLSDSGLGAIPERYVKPPGDRPSPVSPAADVDIPIIDLGGLYSDIDGVCADTGRQISEACRDWGFFQVVNHGVSPELMDRAREAWREFFHLPMDVKQKHANSPKTYEGYGSRLGVEKGAILDWSDYYFLHYLPCSLKDCNKWPLLPSDCREVIDEYGKQLVILGGKLMKVLSVNLGLSEEYLQNAFGGDDVGACLRVNFYPKCPQPDLTLGLSSHSDPGGMTLLLPDNHVPGLQVRKDGNWITVKPARHAFIVNIGDQIQVLSNAIYKSVEHRVIVNPSDERVSLAFFYNPKSDIPIEPAKDLVTPESPALYQPMTFDEYRLFIRLRGPRGKSQVESLRSPR; encoded by the exons ATGAGTTCAATCCAACAAGACTGGCCTGAACCGATAGTCCGCGTCCAATCGCTCTCGGACAGCGGCCTAGGCGCGATCCCGGAACGTTATGTGAAGCCCCCGGGTGACAGGCCGTCCCCCGTCTCCCCTGCAGCCGACGTCGACATTCCGATCATCGACCTCGGTGGGCTGTACAGCGACATCGACGGCGTTTGCGCCGATACCGGACGCCAAATCAGCGAGGCCTGCAGAGATTGGGGATTCTTCCAAGTCGTGAACCACGGGGTGAGCCCCGAGCTCATGGACCGGGCGCGAGAGGCGTGGCGCGAGTTCTTCCACCTGCCAATGGATGTCAAGCAAAAGCACGCCAACTCGCCGAAGACCTACGAAGGATATGGAAGCAGATTGGGCGTCGAGAAAGGCGCCATTCTTGACTGGAGCGACTACTATTTCCTCCATTACCTTCCCTGCTCATTGAAGGACTGTAACAAGTGGCCACTTCTTCCATCTGATTGCAG GGAAGTGATCGACGAGTACGGGAAGCAGCTGGTGATACTGGGGGGGAAGCTGATGAAAGTGCTATCCGTGAACCTCGGACTGAGCGAAGAGTATCTTCAGAATGCGTTTGGCGGCGACGACGTTGGGGCTTGCCTGAGAGTGAACTTCTACCCGAAATGCCCCCAACCGGACTTGACTCTCGGCCTCTCCTCGCACTCCGACCCAGGAGGCATGACTTTACTGCTGCCGGATAACCATGTTCCGGGCCTCCAAGTCCGCAAGGACGGGAACTGGATCACCGTGAAGCCCGCCCGCCACGCTTTCATAGTCAACATCGGAGATCAAATTCAG GTACTGAGCAATGCGATCTACAAGAGCGTGGAGCACCGGGTCATTGTCAATCCCTCGGATGAGCGCGTCTCTCTGGCCTTCTTCTACAACCCGAAAAGCGACATCCCGATCGAGCCGGCAAAGGACCTCGTGACCCCAGAAAGCCCCGCGCTGTACCAACCCATGACGTTCGACGAATACAGACTCTTCATAAGATTGAGGGGTCCGCGTGGAAAATCCCAAGTCGAATCTTTAAGGTCTCCGAGATAA
- the LOC115743800 gene encoding putative dual specificity tyrosine-phosphorylation-regulated kinase 3 homolog isoform X2 — protein MAFSDVEAVLEFLRKNGFSQAESALREDIVEKGDLGSLDFEKFLFPMAPPPPPVRVPPSSRPSEPGGGGGGSVRSSGASSDDRFVSVGSSTSDVCSSDVGDPIENGDISNPEAVGDQGEESVFADEILMQENQEDEYEIFDLRIIHRRNRTGFEENKDLPIVLNTVIAGRYYVTEYLGSAAFSKVVQAHDLYTGVDVCLKIIKNDKDFFDQSLDEIKLLKLVNKHDPADECHILRLYDYFYHQEHLFIVCELLRSNLYEFQKFNQESGGEAYFTLNRLQVITRQCLEALDYLHQMGIIHCDLKPENILIKSYRRSEIKVIDLGSSCFKSDNLCLYVQSRSYRAPEVILGLPYDQKIDIWSLGCILAELCSGEVLFPNDGIVMILARMIGMLGPIDQEMLEQGQETPKYFTEEYDLYYINEETNQLEYIIPEESSLEGHVQVSDTGFLDFLRNLLEIDPNRRPSASEALEHPWLSYEYSFPS, from the exons ATGGCTTTCTCCGACGTGGAAGCGGTGCTCGAGTTCTTGAGGAAGAACGGGTTCTCGCAGGCGGAGTCTGCTCTCAGGGAGGACATCGTCGAGAAGGGCGATCTGGGCTCCTTGGACTTCGAGAAGTTCTTGTTCCCGATGgcccctccgccgccgccggtcagGGTCCCGCCGAGCTCCCGCCCGTCGGAgcccggcggcggcggcggcggttccGTGAGGTCGAGTGGCGCGTCTTCCGACGACCGGTTCGTGAGCGTGGGCTCTTCGACAAGTGACGTGTGCTCTTCAG ATGTTGGTGATCCAATAGAGAATGGAGATATCAGCAATCCTGAAGCTGTCGGGGACCAAGGGGAGGAGAGTGTTTTTGCTGATGagattttaatgcaagaaaatcaggaagatgaatatgaaatctTTGACTTGAGGATCATACACCGGAGAAACAG GACTGGATTCGAAGAAAACAAGGATCTGCCCATCGTGCTAAATACTGTAATCGCAGGGAGATATTATGTTACGGAGTACCTTGGCTCCGCTGCTTTCAGTAAGGTTGTTCAAGCACATGATTTGTACACGGGGGTGGATGTCTGTCTGAAgatcataaaaaatgataaagatttCTTCGATCAGAGTTTGGACGAAATAAAACTTTTGAAGCTGGTAAATAAGCATGATCCTGCTGATGAATGCCACATACTGCGCCTCTACGACTACTTTTATCATCAG GAGCATCTCTTCATTGTTTGTGAGCTTCTTCGATCAAATCTATATGAATTTCAGAAGTTTAATCAAGAATCTGGCGGGGAAGCATATTTCACGCTGAACCGATTGCAG GTCATAACTCGTCAGTGTTTAGAGGCACTGGACTACTTGCATCAAATGGGGATTATACACTGCGACCTAAAGCCTGAGAACATTCTCATCAAAAGTTATAGAAGATCTGAGATTAAAGTCATTGATCTGGGAAGCAGTTGCTTTAAATCAGACAACTTGTGCCTCTATGTCCAGTCTCGTTCCTATAGAGCTCCCGAAGTCATCCTGGGCCTTCCTTATGACCAAAAGATCGACATTTGGTCCCTTGGCTGCATCTTGGCAGAACTCTGCTCTGGCGAA GTGTTATTTCCAAATGATGGAATTGTAATGATTCTAGCACGCATGATCGGCATGCTTGGACCCATTGATCAGGAGATGCTGGAACAAGGACAGGAGACTCCCAAGTATTTCACGGAGGAATATGATCTCTACTACATTAACGAG GAGACTAACCAATTGGAGTACATAATTCCCGAGGAGTCGTCGTTGGAAGGACATGTACAGGTTTCTGATACTGGGTTTCTTGACTTCTTGAGGAACTTGCTGGAGATCGACCCCAATAGGCGTCCTTCTGCGAGTGAGGCATTGGAGCATCCATGGCTTTCATACGAGTACTCTTTCCCTTCCTGA
- the LOC115743800 gene encoding putative dual specificity tyrosine-phosphorylation-regulated kinase 3 homolog isoform X3: MYRTGFEENKDLPIVLNTVIAGRYYVTEYLGSAAFSKVVQAHDLYTGVDVCLKIIKNDKDFFDQSLDEIKLLKLVNKHDPADECHILRLYDYFYHQEHLFIVCELLRSNLYEFQKFNQESGGEAYFTLNRLQVITRQCLEALDYLHQMGIIHCDLKPENILIKSYRRSEIKVIDLGSSCFKSDNLCLYVQSRSYRAPEVILGLPYDQKIDIWSLGCILAELCSGEVLFPNDGIVMILARMIGMLGPIDQEMLEQGQETPKYFTEEYDLYYINEETNQLEYIIPEESSLEGHVQVSDTGFLDFLRNLLEIDPNRRPSASEALEHPWLSYEYSFPS, encoded by the exons ATGTACAGGACTGGATTCGAAGAAAACAAGGATCTGCCCATCGTGCTAAATACTGTAATCGCAGGGAGATATTATGTTACGGAGTACCTTGGCTCCGCTGCTTTCAGTAAGGTTGTTCAAGCACATGATTTGTACACGGGGGTGGATGTCTGTCTGAAgatcataaaaaatgataaagatttCTTCGATCAGAGTTTGGACGAAATAAAACTTTTGAAGCTGGTAAATAAGCATGATCCTGCTGATGAATGCCACATACTGCGCCTCTACGACTACTTTTATCATCAG GAGCATCTCTTCATTGTTTGTGAGCTTCTTCGATCAAATCTATATGAATTTCAGAAGTTTAATCAAGAATCTGGCGGGGAAGCATATTTCACGCTGAACCGATTGCAG GTCATAACTCGTCAGTGTTTAGAGGCACTGGACTACTTGCATCAAATGGGGATTATACACTGCGACCTAAAGCCTGAGAACATTCTCATCAAAAGTTATAGAAGATCTGAGATTAAAGTCATTGATCTGGGAAGCAGTTGCTTTAAATCAGACAACTTGTGCCTCTATGTCCAGTCTCGTTCCTATAGAGCTCCCGAAGTCATCCTGGGCCTTCCTTATGACCAAAAGATCGACATTTGGTCCCTTGGCTGCATCTTGGCAGAACTCTGCTCTGGCGAA GTGTTATTTCCAAATGATGGAATTGTAATGATTCTAGCACGCATGATCGGCATGCTTGGACCCATTGATCAGGAGATGCTGGAACAAGGACAGGAGACTCCCAAGTATTTCACGGAGGAATATGATCTCTACTACATTAACGAG GAGACTAACCAATTGGAGTACATAATTCCCGAGGAGTCGTCGTTGGAAGGACATGTACAGGTTTCTGATACTGGGTTTCTTGACTTCTTGAGGAACTTGCTGGAGATCGACCCCAATAGGCGTCCTTCTGCGAGTGAGGCATTGGAGCATCCATGGCTTTCATACGAGTACTCTTTCCCTTCCTGA
- the LOC115743801 gene encoding carboxy-terminal domain RNA polymerase II polypeptide A small phosphatase 1 → MSAELTQSPRATIQLWRSLWDLLSFFFQFFLRIATALGTRHFILSRFPSFKPLPLAELPVQDPPADEGADSPELLERLTVVLDLDETLISAFETPTLPAAIRDQAAEAGLKWFDLECISSEKDSEGKPKVNLVTVFERPGLREFLKQLHEFADLVLFTAGLEGYARPLVDTIDVENRFSLRLYRPSTISTEHREHVKDLSCLSKDLSRIVIVDNNPFSFLLQPVNGIPCIPFSAGQPCDDQLLEVLLPLLKHLSTQRDVRPVLYERFRMPEWFQKCGIPAFGKLS, encoded by the exons ATGTCTGCCGAGTTGACTCAGTCGCCTCGGGCGACGATCCAGCTATGGAGGTCGCTGTGGGActtgctctctttcttctttcagtTCTTCTTGCGCATCGCCACGGCTCTCGGGACTCGCCACTTTATCCTCTCTCGCTTTCCCTCCTTTAAGCCCCTGCCCCTCGCCGAGCTGCCCGTCCAGGATCCACCCGCCGACGAGGGCGCCGATTCTCCCGAGCTCTTGGAAAGGCTCACG GTAGTGCTTGATTTAGATGAAACTCTAATATCTGCATTCGAGACGCCGACTCTGCCTGCTGCTATTCGTGACCAAGCAGCGGAAGCCGGATTGAAGTGGTTTGACCTAGAATGCATTTCTTCAGAGAAG GACTCTGAAGGAAAGCCTAAGGTCAATCTTGTGACGGTGTTTGAGCGCCCGGGCCTGCGAGAATTCTTGAAACAGCTCCATGAGTTTGCGGATCTCGTGCTGTTTACTGCTGGACTTGAAG GATATGCAAGACCGCTCGTTGACACAATAGATGTTGAGAATAGATTTAGTCTGCGACTTTATCGACCTTCAACAATTAGCAC GGAGCATCGGGAGCACGTGAAGGATCTTTCTTGCCTCTCAAAGGATCTCAGCCGAATAGTCATAGTCGACAACAACCCGTTCAGTTTCTTGCTGCAGCCAGTTAACGGGATTCCCTGCATTCCTTTTTCTGCTGGACAGCCGTGCGATGATCAG CTTCTGGAGGTCCTGCTCCCACTCCTGAAGCACCTTTCTACGCAGAGAGATGTGAGGCCTGTGCTCTATGAACGGTTTCGCATGCCCGAATGGTTTCAGAAGTGCGGGATCCCTGCTTTTGGCAAGCTGTCGTAG